In one Poecilia reticulata strain Guanapo linkage group LG8, Guppy_female_1.0+MT, whole genome shotgun sequence genomic region, the following are encoded:
- the mlx gene encoding max-like protein X isoform X1 — protein sequence MTDPTTSPEDHWKAGQTDGAFSDNGFDTSFFTDTARKGSIVSRANSIGSTSASSVPNTDDEDSDYRHETSYKDSYKDRRRQAHTQAEQKRRDAIKKGYDDLQGIVPTCQQQSEFAVGAQKISKATILQKTIDYIHFLHKEKKKQEEEVSVLRKEVMALKIMKTNYEHIVKAHQNNPQQGEDQVSDQVKFNIFQNIMDSLFVSFSNSVSMSSFQELSACVFSWIEEHCKPQTLREFVVGVLRQLNGQLY from the exons ATGACGGATCCGACTACATCTCCAGAGGACCACTGGAAA GCCGGGCAGACAGACGGGGCTTTCAGCGACAATGGCTTTGACACCA gtTTCTTCACTGATACTGCCAGAAAAGGTAGCATTGTGTCCAGGGCAAACAGTATCGGCTCTACAAGTGCCTCTTCAGTCCCAAATACAG ATGATGAAGACAGCGACTACAGGCATGAGACGTCGTACAAAGACTCGTACAAAGACCGAAGGagacaagcacacacacaagctgagCAGAAGCGCAGAGATGCAATCAAG AAAGGTTATGATGACCTCCAGGGAATTGTTCCAACCTGCCAACAGCAGTCTGAGTTTGCTGTCGGAGCACAAAAGATCAGCAAGGCTACTATCCTTCAGAAAA CAATCGACTACATCCACTTTCTtcataaagaaaagaagaagcaagAGGAGGAAGTTTCTGTCCTAAGGAAAGAAGTGATGGCCTTGAAGATCATGAAAAC GAACTACGAGCACATAGTGAAGGCCCACCAGAACAACCCACAGCAGGGAGAGGACCAGGTCTCTGACCAGGTCAAGTTCAACATCTTCCAGAACATCATGGACTCGCTGTTCGTGTCTTTCAGTAATTCTGTTTCAATGAGCAGCTTCCAAGAACTGTCTGCCTGTGTTTTCAGCTGGATCGAGGAACACTGCAAGCCACAG aCGCTGAGGGAGTTTGTTGTCGGAGTGCTCCGGCAGCTCAATGGCCAGCTTTATTAG
- the mlx gene encoding max-like protein X isoform X2, translating to MTDPTTSPEDHWKTDGAFSDNGFDTSFFTDTARKGSIVSRANSIGSTSASSVPNTDDEDSDYRHETSYKDSYKDRRRQAHTQAEQKRRDAIKKGYDDLQGIVPTCQQQSEFAVGAQKISKATILQKTIDYIHFLHKEKKKQEEEVSVLRKEVMALKIMKTNYEHIVKAHQNNPQQGEDQVSDQVKFNIFQNIMDSLFVSFSNSVSMSSFQELSACVFSWIEEHCKPQTLREFVVGVLRQLNGQLY from the exons ATGACGGATCCGACTACATCTCCAGAGGACCACTGGAAA ACAGACGGGGCTTTCAGCGACAATGGCTTTGACACCA gtTTCTTCACTGATACTGCCAGAAAAGGTAGCATTGTGTCCAGGGCAAACAGTATCGGCTCTACAAGTGCCTCTTCAGTCCCAAATACAG ATGATGAAGACAGCGACTACAGGCATGAGACGTCGTACAAAGACTCGTACAAAGACCGAAGGagacaagcacacacacaagctgagCAGAAGCGCAGAGATGCAATCAAG AAAGGTTATGATGACCTCCAGGGAATTGTTCCAACCTGCCAACAGCAGTCTGAGTTTGCTGTCGGAGCACAAAAGATCAGCAAGGCTACTATCCTTCAGAAAA CAATCGACTACATCCACTTTCTtcataaagaaaagaagaagcaagAGGAGGAAGTTTCTGTCCTAAGGAAAGAAGTGATGGCCTTGAAGATCATGAAAAC GAACTACGAGCACATAGTGAAGGCCCACCAGAACAACCCACAGCAGGGAGAGGACCAGGTCTCTGACCAGGTCAAGTTCAACATCTTCCAGAACATCATGGACTCGCTGTTCGTGTCTTTCAGTAATTCTGTTTCAATGAGCAGCTTCCAAGAACTGTCTGCCTGTGTTTTCAGCTGGATCGAGGAACACTGCAAGCCACAG aCGCTGAGGGAGTTTGTTGTCGGAGTGCTCCGGCAGCTCAATGGCCAGCTTTATTAG
- the psmc3ip gene encoding homologous-pairing protein 2 homolog, with protein MSKKDNGAPIILAYLNEKNRPYSAQDVFCNLQKQHGLGKTAVVKAMELLAHEGKIKEKMYGKQKIYFADQSQFGDVNDADLKAMDKQISELSAEVQTLTQSCRQLDTELKELNSSLTTEEMMTEIQELNAECSGYRERLEKIKSATNHVSPEEKEKVCKERDVYVKEWKKRKRLASDMMNSILEGYPKSKKEFLEEVGVETDEDCKVALPTT; from the exons atgagcaaaaaagaCAACG GGGCGCCTATCATCCTCGCCTATCTAAATGAAAAGAACCGTCCCTACAGTGCTCAGGATGTCTTCTGTAATTTGCAGAAGCAGCATGGGTTGGGCAAAACT GCAGTGGTCAAAGCCATGGAACTGCTGGCCCACGAAGGCAAGATAAAGGAGAAAATGTATGGCAAGCAAAAGATTTACTTTGCAGATCAG TCTCAGTTTGGAGATGTGAATGATGCAGACCTGAAGGCCATGGATAAACAGATTTCAGAGCTCAGTGCAGAGGTTCAGACCCTAACACAGAGCTGCAGGCAGCTGGATACAG AATTGAAAGAGCTGAACAGCTCCCTCACAACAGAGGAAATGATGACAGAAATCCAGGAGCTGAACGCCGAATGTTCTGGTTACAGAGAACGTCTGGAGAAGATAAAGTCGGCTACAAATCACGTATCACcggaagaaaaagagaag GTCTGTAAAGAGCGTGATGTTTACGTAAAAGAgtggaaaaagaggaagagactg gcTTCGGACATGATGAATTCCATCCTGGAGGGATACCCAAAGAGCAAAAAAGAGTTCCTG gAAGAGGTGGGAGTGGAGACGGATGAAGACTGTAAGGTGGCGCTTCCCACCACCTGA
- the retreg3 gene encoding protein FAM134C isoform X1: MTKYLYFSGWFLSTADSKMAHTGATETSPMGDCSSEHGSSVCLRSRSCSSERDGHVRAVREALLSKLGPYEPVLTYLQSVLVWERPFHSVLLYIVVNVVFWFFALTSLRLLFLLAFGLAVLVFADTWKNKIWPKIRVRKLEESENESWGLVQPGVLSVPELCHHLAEVWVSTSVFTSTMAQYKRQNPGNFCILICGVFFCLAMIGYYIPGLVLSYSALLATLLTPLAAFHRIFQCVYVKLEPFLQRLDFSVRGYMMSKPIDNQFLRRSIRGAASDEASDSEEELAAFCPKFDDEIAAKELALTDSEHSDAEVSYTDNGTFNLSRGQTPLTEGSEDLDRHSDAEESFAQDLPDFPSINPDATLMDDDDDTSIGLPSLGLSGLASHRASVLDVDAHLDSDQEDAELSLSGLPPASDFSGELAGVIASNMIQAALAGALQPRPPVAQRRRGHPRAVQHKSYRKQSSSEFDTDLDAEDFEMLDQSELNQMDPFGGGESSRRSESQGSNFLSSLLGKPQ, from the exons ATGACTAAATA tctttatttttcagGCTGGTTTTTGTCAACGGCAGACTCTAAGATGGCGCACACTGGGGCTACAGAAACGTCCCCCATGGGGGATTGTTCCTCCGAGCACGGGTCTAGTGTCTGCCTGCGGAGTCGGTCGTGCTCCAGTGAAAGAGACGGTCATGTGCGGGCTGTCAGAGAGGCTCTTCTGTCCAAGCTGGGACCCTACGAACCCGTTTTGACCTACCTTCAATCTGTTCTAGTGTGGGAAAGACCCTTTCACAGTGTCCTCCTTTACATTGTTGTCAACGTTGTATTCTG GTTCTTTGCACTGACGTCACTGCGGCTGCTGTTCCTGCTGGCCTTCGGCCTGGCTGTGCTTGTGTTTGCTGATACCTGGAAGAATAAGATCTGGCCAAAAATTAGAG TCAGAAAATTGGAAGAGTCAGAAAATGAGAG CTGGGGTCTGGTGCAGCCCGGCGTCCTCAGTGTGCCTGAACTGTGCCACCACTTAGCAGAGGTCTGGGTCAGCACATCAGTTTTCACATCCACTATGGCGCAATACAAACGACAAAACCCTGGCAAT TTCTGCATCCTGATCTGTggagttttcttctgtttggctATGATTGGATACTACATTCCTGGATTAGTGCTCTCCTACTCTGCAT TGTTGGCAACTCTCCTGACCCCATTGGCTGCCTTTCACCGGATTTTTCAGTGCGTATATGTCAAGCTGGAGCCATTCCTGCAGCGACTGGACTTCAGTGTTCGTGGATATATGATGTCAAAGCCCATTGATAATCAGT TCCTGCGAAGGTCGATACGTGGTGCAGCCTCCGATGAAGCGAGTGACAGTGAGGAAGAGTTGGCTGCCTTTTGCCCAAAA TTTGATGATGAGATTGCCGCTAAAGAACTTGCACTGACTGATTCGGAGCACTCTGACGCTGAGGTGTCCTACACCGACAATGGGACCTTTAATCTGTCACGGGGTCAGACTCCACTCACAGAGGGCTCTGAAG ATCTGGACAGACACAGTGATGCCGAGGAGTCTTTTGCTCAAGACCTCCCAGACTTCCCATCCATAAACCCTGACGCCACTTTGATGGACGACGACGACGACACAAGCATCGGGCTGCCTAGCCTAGGCCTGTCTGGCTTGGCGAGTCACCGCGCCTCGGTGCTAGACGTGGACGCACATCTGGACTCTGACCAGGAGGATGCAGAACTTTCCCTCAGTGGCCTCCCACCCGCCTCAGATTTCAGCGGGGAGTTAGCCGGAGTTATTGCCAGCAACATGATCCAGGCGGCGCTAGCCGGGGCGTTGCAGCCTCGGCCTCCTGTCGCCCAGCGTAGACGAGGCCACCCTAGGGCCGTTCAGCACAAAAGCTACCGCAAACAGTCCAGCTCTGAATTTGACACAGACTTGGACGCAGAAGACTTTGAAATGCTGGATCAGTCTGAACTGAACCAGATGGATCCGTTTGGAGGAGGAGAAAGTTCAAGACGAAGCGAGAGTCAGGGGTCTAATTTCTTATCAAGCCTGCTTGGTAAACCACAGTGA
- the retreg3 gene encoding protein FAM134C isoform X2: protein MAHTGATETSPMGDCSSEHGSSVCLRSRSCSSERDGHVRAVREALLSKLGPYEPVLTYLQSVLVWERPFHSVLLYIVVNVVFWFFALTSLRLLFLLAFGLAVLVFADTWKNKIWPKIRVRKLEESENESWGLVQPGVLSVPELCHHLAEVWVSTSVFTSTMAQYKRQNPGNFCILICGVFFCLAMIGYYIPGLVLSYSALLATLLTPLAAFHRIFQCVYVKLEPFLQRLDFSVRGYMMSKPIDNQFLRRSIRGAASDEASDSEEELAAFCPKFDDEIAAKELALTDSEHSDAEVSYTDNGTFNLSRGQTPLTEGSEDLDRHSDAEESFAQDLPDFPSINPDATLMDDDDDTSIGLPSLGLSGLASHRASVLDVDAHLDSDQEDAELSLSGLPPASDFSGELAGVIASNMIQAALAGALQPRPPVAQRRRGHPRAVQHKSYRKQSSSEFDTDLDAEDFEMLDQSELNQMDPFGGGESSRRSESQGSNFLSSLLGKPQ from the exons ATGGCGCACACTGGGGCTACAGAAACGTCCCCCATGGGGGATTGTTCCTCCGAGCACGGGTCTAGTGTCTGCCTGCGGAGTCGGTCGTGCTCCAGTGAAAGAGACGGTCATGTGCGGGCTGTCAGAGAGGCTCTTCTGTCCAAGCTGGGACCCTACGAACCCGTTTTGACCTACCTTCAATCTGTTCTAGTGTGGGAAAGACCCTTTCACAGTGTCCTCCTTTACATTGTTGTCAACGTTGTATTCTG GTTCTTTGCACTGACGTCACTGCGGCTGCTGTTCCTGCTGGCCTTCGGCCTGGCTGTGCTTGTGTTTGCTGATACCTGGAAGAATAAGATCTGGCCAAAAATTAGAG TCAGAAAATTGGAAGAGTCAGAAAATGAGAG CTGGGGTCTGGTGCAGCCCGGCGTCCTCAGTGTGCCTGAACTGTGCCACCACTTAGCAGAGGTCTGGGTCAGCACATCAGTTTTCACATCCACTATGGCGCAATACAAACGACAAAACCCTGGCAAT TTCTGCATCCTGATCTGTggagttttcttctgtttggctATGATTGGATACTACATTCCTGGATTAGTGCTCTCCTACTCTGCAT TGTTGGCAACTCTCCTGACCCCATTGGCTGCCTTTCACCGGATTTTTCAGTGCGTATATGTCAAGCTGGAGCCATTCCTGCAGCGACTGGACTTCAGTGTTCGTGGATATATGATGTCAAAGCCCATTGATAATCAGT TCCTGCGAAGGTCGATACGTGGTGCAGCCTCCGATGAAGCGAGTGACAGTGAGGAAGAGTTGGCTGCCTTTTGCCCAAAA TTTGATGATGAGATTGCCGCTAAAGAACTTGCACTGACTGATTCGGAGCACTCTGACGCTGAGGTGTCCTACACCGACAATGGGACCTTTAATCTGTCACGGGGTCAGACTCCACTCACAGAGGGCTCTGAAG ATCTGGACAGACACAGTGATGCCGAGGAGTCTTTTGCTCAAGACCTCCCAGACTTCCCATCCATAAACCCTGACGCCACTTTGATGGACGACGACGACGACACAAGCATCGGGCTGCCTAGCCTAGGCCTGTCTGGCTTGGCGAGTCACCGCGCCTCGGTGCTAGACGTGGACGCACATCTGGACTCTGACCAGGAGGATGCAGAACTTTCCCTCAGTGGCCTCCCACCCGCCTCAGATTTCAGCGGGGAGTTAGCCGGAGTTATTGCCAGCAACATGATCCAGGCGGCGCTAGCCGGGGCGTTGCAGCCTCGGCCTCCTGTCGCCCAGCGTAGACGAGGCCACCCTAGGGCCGTTCAGCACAAAAGCTACCGCAAACAGTCCAGCTCTGAATTTGACACAGACTTGGACGCAGAAGACTTTGAAATGCTGGATCAGTCTGAACTGAACCAGATGGATCCGTTTGGAGGAGGAGAAAGTTCAAGACGAAGCGAGAGTCAGGGGTCTAATTTCTTATCAAGCCTGCTTGGTAAACCACAGTGA
- the tubg1 gene encoding tubulin gamma-1 chain, with protein sequence MPREIITLQLGQCGNQIGFEFWKQLCAEHGISPEGIVEEFATEGTDRKDVFFYQADDEHYIPRAVLLDLEPRVIHSILNSPYANLYNPENIYLSEHGGGAGNNWASGYSQGKKIQEDIFDIIDREADGSDSLEGFVLCHSIAGGTGSGLGSYLLERLNDRYPKKLVQTYSVFPNQDEMSDVVVQPYNSLLTLKRLTQNADCVVVLDNTALNRIATDRLHIQNPSFSQINQLVSTIMSASTTTLRYPGYMNNDLIGLIASLIPTPRLHFLMTGYTPLTTDQSVASVRKTTVLDVMRRLLQPKNVMVSTGRERQPSHCHIAILNIIQGEVDPTQVHKSLQRIRERKLANFIPWGPASIQVALSRRSPYLASAHRVSGLMMANHTSISSLFERTCRQYDKLRKREAFLEQFRKEDIFKDNFDELDNSREVVQQLVDEYTAATRPDYISWGTQEQ encoded by the exons ATGCCCCGGGAAATTATAACCCTTCAGCTCGGACAGTGTGGAAATCAAA TCGGCTTCGAGTTTTGGAAGCAGCTGTGTGCAGAGCATGGCATCAGTCCAGAGGGTATCGTGGAGGAGTTTGCAACTGAAGGGACGGACAGGAAGGACGTATTCTTCTACCAG GCTGATGACGAGCACTACATCCCCCGTGCGGTCCTCCTGGATCTGGAGCCCCGCGTGATCCATTCAATTCTCAACTCACCGTATGCAAACCTGTATAATCCAGAGAACATCTACCTGTCTGAGCATGGTGGAGGTGCTGGGAACAACTGGGCCAGTGGATACTCACAA ggcAAAAAAATCCAAGAAGACATCTTTGATATTATTGACCGAGAGGCAGACGGTAGCGACAGTCTGGAG GGATTTGTCCTCTGTCACTCGATTGCCGGGGGAACCGGGTCGGGACTGGGTTCGTACCTGCTGGAAAGACTCAACGACAG GTACCCAAAGAAGCTGGTACAGACCTACTCTGTTTTCCCAAACCAGGATGAGATGAGTGACGTGGTTGTTCAGCCGTACAACTCACTGCTCACACTGAAGAGGCTTACCCAGAATGCAGACTGCGTG GTTGTTCTGGATAACACTGCTCTGAATCGCATTGCCACAGACAGGCTGCACATCCAGAACCCCTCCTTCTCCCAGATTAATCAGCTG GTTTCCACAATCATGTCTGCGAGCACAACTACGCTACGCTACCCAGGCTACATGAACAACGACCTGATTGGTCTGATCGCTTCACTCATTCCCACTCCCCGTCTCCACTTCCTCATGACGGGGTACACACCACTGACCACTGACCAGTCG GTTGCTAGTGTGAGGAAGACGACGGTGCTGGATGTGATGAGGAGACTGTTGCAACCCAAGAACGTGATGGTGTCCACTGGAAGAGAGAGACAGCCCAGTCACTGCCACATCGCCATCCTCAACATCATCCAGGGAGAAGTTGATCCCACGCAG GTGCATAAAAGCCTCCAAAGGATTCGGGAGCGCAAACTTGCCAACTTCATTCCCTGGGGTCCGGCCAGCATCCAGGTGGCCTTGTCCAGGAGGTCTCCATACCTGGCCTCAGCTCACAGAGTGAGCGGCCTGATGATGGCCAACCACACCAGCATCTCTTCT CTCTTCGAGCGAACGTGCAGGCAGTATGACAAATTGCGAAAGCGCGAGGCCTTCCTGGAACAGTTCCGCAAAGAGGACATATTCAAGGACAACTTTGATGAGCTGGACAACTCCCGTGAGGTCGTCCAGCAGCTGGTGGACGAGTACACAGCAGCGACACGACCCGACTACATCTCCTGGGGCACACAAGAGCAGTGA
- the plekhh3 gene encoding pleckstrin homology domain-containing family H member 3 — MFVCFFSVFCLQTPTEVTVSQPTCAAIGTNGHTVSQSPVKMKKPTNEEYGMGVDEEPDLIVKGWLLREVGGSWIKHRRYWFVLSQDSLDYYTGPEKGARRLGTLVLTSLCSVIWPDKQTYKEAGYWSITVYGRKHCYRLYTKHFNEAVHWACAIQKIIDTKSPVETPTQLLIRDIEENKFNPEVVEHIYQHNTILKYTQGPLYAPLLPFPYGNLEHTYHNGKGYGSVREEAVKLFNCLQQLESAREPVPIIQGVLQTCLDLRPLRDEVYCQLVKQTSHTPSPNTAAHLRYWQLLTCMSCTFLPGSTVLKYLRFHLKRIQSQSPESEMDNYASFISEALEKTKCRECVPSWEEIQMLMNRQEMLCTVHYPGPGSCQLYISSHTTANEVVRRMQEKLALQDSKNTFALYEQNALWEQPVAGNSLIADVLTSFTTKESESQSQWKLCFKLYCLLDADGISVDSIEYLFLFEQCHEMVVRGQLPACEEDLLALAALRLQSLMGDFSTHAPFPPLDELFPGHMLETRVLMSLSAPQAAPPYQVAGQDCPATQRFPTGLLAGTLWSHSATVAHKQKMENDKRLRSRLKEEAAAVTTAILERWKGLAGYSSRDSMAAYLTIARQWSGFGCTLYEVDFYISSKGNFSQKLWLGVAATSVSIYKQGESEALESFPYGQICSYGVSDSNTFKITAGDRDLIFETSKLTEIMQLMNAYFSAIHRQRGKGEDADTITFTESTDVGFRHLAPTPTPTLLELPSHPV; from the exons GCACACTGTCTCTCAGTCACctgtaaaaatgaagaaaccGACCAATGAGGAGTATGGGATGGGGGTGGATGAAGAGCCTGATCTGATAGTAAAAG gttggcTTTTACGGGAGGTTGGTGGCAGCTGGATAAAGCACCGTCGGTACTGGTTTGTGCTGAGCCAGGATTCCCTCGACTACTACACCGGGCCAGAGAAAGGCGCGCGGAGACTGGGCACGCTGGTCCTCACCAGTCTCTGCTCTGTCATTTGGCCAGACAAGCAAACTTACAAGGAAGCAG GTTACTGGAGCATTACTGTTTATGGACGGAAGCACTGCTACAGGCTGTACACCAAGCATTTCAATGAAGCAGTGCACTGGGCCTGCGCCATCCAAAAAATCATCGATACCAAATCTCCAGTGGAAACGCCGACACAACTTTTGATTCGAGACATCGAG GAGAATAAGTTCAACCCGGAGGTGGTGGAACACATCTACCAACACAACACCATTCTTAAATACACCCAGGGACCACTCTATGCTCCTCTGCTTCCTTTCCCTTACGGCAATCTGGAGCACACAT ACCACAATGGGAAGGGCTACGGCTCGGTGCGTGAGGAGGCGGTGAAGCTCTTCAActgcctgcagcagctggagtcGGCGCGGGAGCCGGTTCCAATCATCCAGGGCGTGCTGCAGACCTGCCTGGACCTGCGGCCCCTCCGTGACGAGGTCTACTGTCAGCTTGTGAAGCAGACCAGCCACACGCCTTCCCCGAACACCGCTGCGCATCTCCGTTACTGGCAGCTCCTCACCTGCATGAGCTGCACCTTCCTGCCGGGGTCCACCGTGCTCAAATACCTGAGGTTCCACCTCAAAAG AATTCAGAGCCAGAGTCCTGAATCCGAGATGGATAACTACGCGTCGTTCATCAGCGAGgctttggaaaaaacaaaatgccgCGAGTGTGTGCCATCGTGGGAGGAGATCCAGATGCTGATGAACCGACAGGAGATGCTGTGCACCGTGCACTACCCTGGCCCCGGCTCCTGCCAGCTCTACATCAGCTCTCACACCACTGCCAACGAG GTGGTCCGAAGGATGCAAGAGAAGCTGGCCCTTCAAGacagcaaaaatacatttgcactGTATGAGCAGAATGCACTGTGGGAGCAGCCGGTCGCTGGGAACTCTCTGATCGCCGACGTCCTGACCAG CTTCACCACCAAAGAGTCGGAGTCTCAATCYCAGTGGAAACTGTGTTTTAAGCTCTACTGTCTGTTGGACGCTGACGGCATATCRGTGGACAGCATCGAGTATTTATTCCTCTTCGAGCAG TGCCATGAGATGGTGGTGCGCGGTCAGCTCCCAGCATGCGAGGAGGACCTGCTTGCCTTGGCGGCCCTCAGGCTTCAGAGCCTCATGGGCGACTTCAGCACGCACGCCCCCTTCCCGCCTCTGGACGAGCTTTTCCCCGGCCACATGCTTGAAACGCGGGTCCTCATGTCGCTCTCGGCCCCGCAGGCGGCGCCCCCCTACCAGGTGGCGGGTCAGGACTGTCCCGCCACGCAGCGGTTCCCTACAGGCCTCCTGGCCGGGACGCTGTGGAGCCACTCGGCCACGGTCGCGCACAAGCAAAAGATGGAGAACGACAAGCGCCTGCGCAGCCGCCTGAAGGAGGAAGCGGCAGCGGTGACgacggccatcttggagcgttGGAAGGGTCTGGCTGGGTACAGTAGCAGGGACAGTATGGCTGCCTACCTCACAATTGCACGCCAGTGGTCGGGCTTTGGATGCACTCTTTATGAAGTGGACTTTTACATT agttcaAAAGGGAATTTCTCTCAGAAACTGTGGCTGGGTGTCGCTGCTACATCTGTGTCCATCTACAAGCAGGGAGAATCGGAGGCCTTGGAGTCCTTTCCTTATGGCCAGATCTGCTCTTACGGCGTATCTGACAGCAACACCTTCAAGATCACAGCTGGCGATCGGGATCTAATATTTGAAACCAGCAAG CTGACTGAGATCATGCAGCTCATGAACGCCTATTTCAGTGCCATCCATCGCCAGCGAGGTAAAGGAGAGGATGCAGACACCATAACCTTCACCGAAAGCACAGACGTGGGCTTCCGTCACCTGGCCCCGACACCGACCCCCACGCTTCTGGAGCTGCCCTCTCACCCCGTTTAA